The stretch of DNA TTGTTCGGATTTTCCGACGCCGATAGTCTGCGCCTGTTCGACCTGCTGATCGGGGTCAGTGGCGTGGGGCCAAAGCTGGGGCTGGCGATGCTGTCGGGCATGCCCGTGTCGGCGCTGGCGCAGGGTCTCCTCAGCGGCGACGTGAAACTCCTGAGCAGCGTGTCGGGTGTGGGCAAAAAAACCGCCGAACGGCTGGTGCTGGAGCTTCAGAACAAGGTGCCGGAGCATCTGGCCGCGCCTGTGGTGGGCGGCGTAAAAGTGATGCCTGTCCACAGCAGTGCGGGCCGAGATGCCATAGACGCGCTGCTGGCGCTGGGATTCCGCGAGCAGCAGGTGCGCGGCGTGGTGGCCGAACTGCTGGGCGCTGACCCCGAACAAACCGCCGACGCCCTGATCCGCAAAAGCTTGGGCCGACTGAGATGATGCGGGGTCTGAAATGACACAGGGTCATCCTGACGGCGTAGACATCGAGGAGAATCTCAATGTCTCGGAGGAAAGTTCTTCGGCGGCGGGCAAGGCCGATGGAGACGCGCCTGACGAACAGAAGGTATCTTGGCTGGAACTGTTTTTCGACCTGATTTTCGTGGTGGCCTT from Deinococcus sp. QL22 encodes:
- the ruvA gene encoding Holliday junction branch migration protein RuvA, with the protein product MIAYLSGVVREIREGSAVVVAGGLGYEVQCPVSTLGRLKVGDVAEFNTRFVVREDAQLLFGFSDADSLRLFDLLIGVSGVGPKLGLAMLSGMPVSALAQGLLSGDVKLLSSVSGVGKKTAERLVLELQNKVPEHLAAPVVGGVKVMPVHSSAGRDAIDALLALGFREQQVRGVVAELLGADPEQTADALIRKSLGRLR